In one Culex quinquefasciatus strain JHB chromosome 2, VPISU_Cqui_1.0_pri_paternal, whole genome shotgun sequence genomic region, the following are encoded:
- the LOC119768044 gene encoding uncharacterized protein LOC119768044 isoform X2 — MLAISRRTLGLHLCCPRAAAIGKNKYLAGETSSGLTIEVYQLFHEDYGRKEQTSAR; from the exons ATGTTGGCCATTTCCCGACGGACGCTCGGGCTGCACCTCTGCTGCCCAAGGGCAGCTGCGATCGGCAAGAATAAGTACTTGGCAG GCGAGACATCGTCCGGGTTAACCATCGAGGTATATCAGCTGTTCCACGAGGATTATGGCCGAAAAGA ACAAACCTCAGCCCGATAA
- the LOC119768044 gene encoding uncharacterized protein LOC119768044 isoform X1, which produces MAEKNKPQPDNRLRSNRHHRLHPSDGGDLCHGQPRSNNPGHYRKAAGGQRHHHACFGNLVLQSAAWRRGKRCLSDKNRLCAAVEQLHPVWDGAQDCRPAHAARHDRPEVRKTKHVSKSSSRANLLALVTMWRIYFNL; this is translated from the exons ATGGCCGAAAAGA ACAAACCTCAGCCCGATAATCGGCTACGAAGCAATCGGCATCATCGACTCCACCCTTCCGACGGTGGCGATCTTTGCCACGGCCAGCCCCGCTCAAACAATCCCGGACATTATCGAAAAGCTGCAGGCGGCCAACGCCATCATCATGCCTGCTTCGGCAACCTCGTTCTTCAATCAGCAGCGTGGCGAAGGGGGAAGCGATGCCTGAGCGACAAGAATCGCCTGTGTGCTGCTGTGGAACAGCTTCATCCGGTTTGGGACGGCGCGCAAGATTGTCGCCCAGCTCACGCGGCCCGGCATGATCGGCCGGAGGTGCGGAAGACGAAACATGTGTCAAAGAGTAGTTCGCGCGCAAATTTGTTAGCACTAGTTACTATGTGGcgcatttattttaatttataa